From Coleofasciculus sp. FACHB-T130, a single genomic window includes:
- a CDS encoding MraY family glycosyltransferase, with translation MPPQLYHLVAFLVSACVVLWATPVVNKIGLQKGLVDLPSERKVHKHPIVRVGGVSIFAGTIIALLIVWGTGGFGALSTEKSLEVWGVILGGLGFFLVGLADDLFSLSPFLRLFLQIIIASWAWHLGVQIDFLTVPFAGLVTLPDTISWPITVIWLVGLTNAINWIDGLDGLAAGVSGIAAVVMLIVSLFMNQPAAALIAAALAGGSLGFLRYNFNPAQIFMGDGGAYFMGFTLAGVGVIGLVKSTAVTAVLLPYLILAVPIVDMSAVIVQRLLRGNSPFIGDKFHLHHRLLQAGLPQRLIVLFIYALTLWVGSLALALAKIPSGLAYAMGATLLLGYTSWQVWRNSRMRSEE, from the coding sequence ATGCCCCCCCAGCTGTATCACCTGGTTGCCTTTCTCGTATCTGCCTGTGTTGTCCTCTGGGCAACACCCGTTGTGAACAAAATTGGCCTCCAAAAGGGACTGGTTGATTTACCCAGTGAGCGCAAAGTCCATAAGCATCCTATCGTGCGGGTGGGAGGTGTCTCTATCTTTGCAGGCACCATTATTGCCCTACTGATTGTTTGGGGAACCGGGGGATTTGGCGCTTTGAGCACAGAGAAATCCCTAGAAGTTTGGGGCGTTATCTTGGGTGGTCTTGGTTTTTTCCTGGTTGGCTTAGCCGATGATTTGTTTAGTTTGTCGCCTTTCTTGCGGCTGTTTCTGCAAATTATCATTGCCAGCTGGGCTTGGCACCTCGGCGTCCAAATTGACTTCCTCACCGTTCCCTTTGCTGGACTGGTCACATTGCCAGACACAATTAGCTGGCCGATTACCGTCATTTGGCTGGTCGGTCTGACTAATGCCATCAATTGGATTGATGGTCTAGACGGTCTAGCTGCCGGTGTTTCTGGCATCGCTGCCGTGGTGATGCTGATTGTAAGTTTGTTTATGAACCAACCAGCGGCAGCACTGATTGCCGCAGCGCTTGCCGGTGGCTCATTGGGATTTCTTCGATATAATTTCAACCCCGCTCAGATTTTTATGGGGGATGGCGGAGCCTATTTTATGGGCTTTACCCTGGCTGGTGTCGGCGTAATTGGCTTAGTAAAAAGCACTGCTGTCACTGCGGTATTACTGCCTTACCTGATTCTGGCTGTGCCAATTGTGGATATGTCAGCGGTGATTGTGCAACGGTTGTTACGTGGCAATTCGCCTTTTATTGGCGATAAATTCCATCTGCATCATCGGCTGCTGCAAGCGGGTCTGCCACAACGTTTGATAGTTCTGTTTATCTACGCTTTGACGCTCTGGGTGGGAAGTTTAGCCCTAGCTTTGGCTAAAATACCAAGCGGACTGGCTTATGCGATGGGTGCAACGTTGTTGTTGGGGTATACCAGCTGGCAAGTTTGGCGAAATTCGCGTATGAGGAGTGAGGAATGA
- the aroQ gene encoding type II 3-dehydroquinate dehydratase: MGIVTVLVLHGPNLNLLGLREPGIYGSVTLDEINRLLEQEGQTLDCKVFTLQSNHEGVLVDAIQNAVGQHQGILINAGAYTHTSVAIRDAIAAVNLPTVEVHLSNIYRREAFRHHSYIAPIAIGQISGFGAESYRLGLNALVHHLRQKSGGE; encoded by the coding sequence TTGGGCATAGTTACTGTTCTGGTGCTGCACGGACCAAACTTAAACCTATTGGGACTCCGAGAACCAGGGATTTATGGCTCTGTGACGTTGGATGAGATTAATCGCCTGTTAGAACAAGAAGGGCAAACGCTCGACTGTAAGGTCTTTACTTTACAGTCAAATCATGAAGGCGTCTTAGTAGATGCAATTCAGAATGCCGTTGGGCAGCACCAGGGAATTTTAATTAACGCTGGGGCATATACTCATACCAGCGTAGCGATACGGGATGCGATCGCGGCTGTTAACCTTCCGACTGTAGAAGTGCATCTGAGTAATATTTACCGACGCGAAGCTTTCCGACATCATTCTTATATCGCACCCATTGCAATTGGACAAATCAGCGGCTTTGGTGCAGAGAGTTACCGCTTGGGGTTAAACGCTCTAGTTCACCACTTGAGACAAAAAAGTGGCGGTGAATAA
- a CDS encoding tetratricopeptide repeat protein, with amino-acid sequence MNEFSINSLLEDLKNPDETVRYEATAELWRVWFHQKGAVGFELLGRSQAMLEAGELAKAEALLTDLIETQPNFAEAWNRRAVLYYILREYKKALQDCQMVVKLIPFHFGALHGMGLCHIALKDYSAAIQAFRQALEIQPYALENQKLILECTAQLS; translated from the coding sequence ATGAATGAATTTTCTATCAATTCGTTACTAGAAGACTTAAAAAATCCTGATGAAACCGTCCGCTATGAGGCTACAGCAGAGCTGTGGCGCGTCTGGTTTCATCAAAAGGGAGCGGTAGGGTTTGAACTACTTGGGCGATCGCAGGCAATGCTGGAGGCAGGAGAGCTTGCCAAAGCAGAGGCGTTACTCACCGACCTGATTGAGACTCAACCAAATTTCGCGGAAGCCTGGAATAGACGAGCCGTTCTTTACTATATTCTCAGGGAGTACAAAAAGGCGCTCCAAGACTGCCAGATGGTGGTTAAGCTCATCCCGTTCCATTTTGGGGCGCTGCATGGGATGGGGTTGTGCCATATCGCACTCAAAGACTACAGCGCTGCCATTCAAGCTTTTCGACAAGCGCTGGAAATTCAGCCTTACGCCTTAGAAAATCAAAAATTGATTCTTGAATGTACCGCACAGCTGAGCTAA
- the glyA gene encoding serine hydroxymethyltransferase, whose translation MSKTNLDFLAETDPTVASFVQEELQRQRAHLELIASENFTSAAVLAAQGSVLTNKYAEGLPGKRYYGGCDFIDKIEQLAIDRAKQLFGAAHANVQPHSGAQANFAVFLTLLQPGDTIMGMDLSHGGHLTHGSPVNVSGKWFKVCHYGVSQETEQLDYDQIRDLALQHRPKLIICGYSAYPRIIDFEKFRAIADEVGAYLLADIAHIAGLVATGHHPNPLPHCHVVTTTTHKTLRGPRGGLIMTSDPELGKQLDKAVFPGTQGGPLEHVIAAKAVAFGEALQPAFKTYSAQVIENARALATQLQKRGFKIVSDGTDNHLMLVDLRSISMTGKRADQLVSGVNITANKNTVPFDPESPFVTSGLRLGSPAMTTRGMSTGEFTEIGDIIAERLLNPEEEAVAAECRRRVAALCDRFPLYPHLTIPVPALA comes from the coding sequence GTGAGTAAAACAAACTTAGACTTTCTAGCCGAAACCGATCCTACCGTTGCCAGCTTTGTCCAAGAAGAACTCCAGCGCCAACGCGCCCACTTGGAGCTAATTGCCAGTGAAAACTTTACCTCCGCAGCAGTGCTGGCAGCACAAGGCTCGGTATTAACAAATAAGTATGCCGAAGGTTTGCCGGGGAAACGCTATTACGGCGGCTGTGACTTTATCGACAAAATTGAGCAATTGGCGATTGACCGCGCCAAACAGCTATTCGGAGCAGCTCACGCGAATGTGCAACCGCATTCGGGGGCGCAGGCGAATTTTGCCGTTTTCTTGACCCTGTTGCAGCCAGGAGACACGATTATGGGGATGGATTTGTCTCACGGGGGGCATTTAACCCACGGTTCGCCGGTCAATGTGTCGGGGAAGTGGTTTAAGGTTTGCCACTATGGAGTCAGTCAGGAAACCGAGCAGCTAGACTACGATCAGATCCGGGATTTGGCGCTACAACACCGTCCTAAGTTAATCATTTGCGGCTATTCAGCTTATCCGCGCATCATTGACTTTGAGAAATTCCGCGCGATCGCTGATGAAGTCGGAGCTTATCTATTAGCGGATATCGCCCATATTGCGGGTTTAGTTGCCACAGGTCATCACCCCAATCCTCTACCCCACTGCCACGTCGTCACCACTACCACCCACAAGACCCTGCGCGGTCCTAGAGGCGGCTTAATTATGACCAGCGACCCAGAACTCGGCAAGCAACTAGACAAAGCCGTGTTCCCCGGTACTCAAGGGGGTCCCTTAGAACACGTCATTGCCGCTAAGGCGGTGGCATTTGGGGAAGCACTGCAACCCGCGTTTAAAACTTATTCAGCGCAAGTAATTGAAAATGCTCGTGCTTTGGCAACTCAGTTGCAAAAACGCGGCTTCAAGATTGTTTCTGACGGGACTGACAATCACTTGATGCTAGTAGACTTGCGCTCTATCAGCATGACTGGCAAGCGAGCCGATCAGCTAGTGAGCGGAGTGAACATTACCGCGAATAAAAATACCGTACCCTTCGATCCAGAGTCGCCATTCGTAACCAGTGGCTTGCGGCTGGGTTCGCCAGCAATGACGACGCGCGGGATGTCTACTGGTGAATTTACAGAAATCGGGGATATTATTGCCGAACGGCTCCTGAATCCAGAAGAGGAAGCAGTGGCGGCGGAATGTCGGCGGCGAGTGGCAGCATTATGCGATCGCTTCCCCCTGTACCCCCACCTGACAATTCCCGTACCAGCCTTGGCATAA
- a CDS encoding Tic20 family protein — MTWRGSATAKDRVFACLPYLLPLLSVLPFGAYLFRQFPVLALILLPLQPLLAIYSIPFASLIIFFVLFLGVVRNEKISHFIRFNTMQALLIDIALFLCTMALQILTPALGTGLVGQTLFNVVFLGTLAACAYSVVQSVIGRYAEIPGISEAVYSQVP; from the coding sequence ATGACTTGGCGTGGTTCAGCAACAGCGAAAGACCGGGTTTTCGCTTGCCTTCCTTATTTACTCCCTTTGCTTTCTGTGCTTCCCTTTGGGGCGTATCTGTTTAGACAGTTTCCTGTCTTAGCACTGATTTTATTGCCGCTACAACCGTTGCTAGCAATTTACAGTATACCGTTTGCCAGTTTAATCATTTTCTTTGTCTTGTTCTTAGGCGTAGTTAGAAACGAAAAGATTAGCCATTTCATTCGTTTTAACACCATGCAGGCACTCTTAATAGACATTGCTCTATTTTTGTGTACTATGGCATTGCAAATTTTGACTCCAGCGCTAGGAACTGGCTTGGTAGGACAAACGCTGTTTAATGTTGTTTTTCTAGGAACGCTTGCTGCCTGCGCCTATTCAGTTGTTCAGTCTGTGATAGGACGTTACGCAGAAATTCCTGGGATTTCAGAGGCAGTTTACAGCCAAGTTCCCTAG
- a CDS encoding competence/damage-inducible protein A — protein sequence MSAEIICVGTELLLGDILNSNAQFLAQQLASLGIRHYYQTVVGDNPGRLKQVLEIAAGRSHLLIFTGGLGPTPDDLTVEAIADFFGVPLVEQPEIVEDITRKYAMRGRQMTPSNRKQALIPQDASILPNPGGTAPGMIWQPRTGLTILTFPGVPSEMKRMWQETAVPFLKSQGWGKEIIYSRMLKFWGIAESALAEKVAPFLDLPNPTVAPYALHGEVRLRVSARAASEPEAVGLIEPVAQQLRQIGGLDYYGTDTDTLASVVGFLLQEAGETLSVAESCTGGGLGQMLTSIAGSSNYFLGGVISYDNSVKISLLGVNPEDLAQVGAVSDAVAKQMAVGVKTRLSTTWGLSITGIAGPGGGTETKPVGLVYIGLAGPDDTVESFKHQLGQNRERDSIRYASASIALDQLRRTMLKKKLTADVS from the coding sequence ATGAGTGCTGAAATTATTTGTGTTGGTACAGAACTGCTACTCGGCGATATTCTCAATAGCAACGCCCAATTTTTGGCGCAGCAACTAGCCTCTCTGGGAATCCGCCACTACTATCAAACGGTGGTGGGAGATAATCCTGGACGTCTCAAGCAGGTGTTGGAAATTGCTGCTGGGAGATCCCATCTGCTGATCTTTACTGGCGGTCTGGGTCCTACTCCCGACGACTTGACCGTGGAAGCGATCGCTGATTTTTTTGGCGTTCCCTTGGTAGAACAACCGGAAATCGTCGAAGACATTACTCGCAAATACGCCATGCGGGGGCGTCAGATGACCCCTAGCAATCGAAAACAAGCGCTCATTCCCCAGGACGCCTCAATTTTACCCAATCCAGGCGGTACGGCCCCCGGTATGATCTGGCAACCCCGCACGGGTCTGACGATTCTGACTTTCCCCGGCGTCCCTTCAGAAATGAAGCGGATGTGGCAGGAAACCGCCGTCCCCTTTCTCAAGAGTCAAGGCTGGGGCAAAGAAATCATCTACAGCCGGATGTTAAAGTTCTGGGGAATTGCGGAATCGGCTCTAGCTGAAAAAGTCGCGCCGTTCCTCGACCTCCCTAACCCCACCGTTGCTCCTTACGCCCTTCACGGAGAGGTGCGGCTGCGAGTCTCGGCAAGAGCGGCGTCAGAACCGGAAGCGGTAGGACTAATTGAGCCAGTGGCACAACAACTGCGGCAGATAGGAGGGCTGGATTATTACGGCACTGACACTGACACTCTTGCTTCTGTTGTCGGCTTTTTGTTGCAAGAAGCCGGGGAAACGCTTTCGGTGGCAGAATCCTGTACGGGTGGAGGATTGGGGCAGATGCTAACCAGTATCGCCGGGAGTTCCAATTATTTTTTGGGCGGCGTCATTTCTTATGACAACTCGGTGAAAATTTCCCTTTTGGGTGTCAATCCAGAAGACTTAGCCCAGGTCGGTGCGGTGAGCGACGCGGTCGCCAAGCAAATGGCAGTAGGTGTAAAAACACGTCTCTCAACCACTTGGGGACTCAGTATCACAGGGATTGCTGGGCCAGGAGGTGGTACGGAAACCAAGCCGGTGGGATTAGTCTATATTGGTCTAGCGGGGCCGGATGACACGGTAGAAAGTTTTAAGCACCAGCTGGGTCAAAATCGAGAGCGAGACTCGATTCGGTACGCCAGCGCTTCAATTGCCCTTGACCAACTGCGGCGAACAATGTTGAAGAAAAAATTAACGGCGGATGTGTCTTAA
- a CDS encoding DUF1499 domain-containing protein codes for MNITSNRSRWLLISLSLCLAAICWIGATTALSGGTIVFAGKPPTNLGVQSGQLAPCPSTPNCVSSQSQNAQNKIEPLTYNSSPTEAIANLKTVINSLSKTKIITETENYLYAEFTSALMGFVDDVEFYLDESAKTIHVRSASRLGQSDLGVNRKRIETIRAKLNELRS; via the coding sequence ATGAATATCACTTCCAATCGGTCGCGTTGGCTTCTAATCTCTCTATCCTTATGTTTAGCAGCTATCTGTTGGATAGGGGCAACTACCGCTTTGTCAGGAGGAACGATCGTGTTTGCCGGAAAACCACCCACTAATCTCGGTGTCCAGTCAGGCCAACTAGCGCCTTGCCCTAGTACGCCCAACTGTGTCAGCAGTCAAAGCCAAAATGCCCAGAATAAAATTGAGCCTTTGACCTACAACTCTTCCCCAACGGAGGCGATCGCTAATCTCAAGACAGTTATCAACTCCCTCTCGAAAACCAAAATTATCACCGAAACGGAGAATTACCTCTACGCGGAATTCACCAGTGCGCTGATGGGGTTTGTCGATGACGTGGAATTTTATCTCGATGAAAGCGCAAAAACGATCCACGTTCGTTCAGCCTCCCGCCTAGGACAGTCGGATTTGGGGGTGAACCGTAAAAGAATAGAGACAATCAGAGCCAAACTCAACGAACTGAGAAGCTAG
- the rpsF gene encoding 30S ribosomal protein S6 produces MQIVYETMYILRPDLTEEQVNLAIAKYQGILSDNGAHDIEIQHRGRRRLAQDIGKHREGIYVQMNYKCNGSQIAPMERAMRLSEEVIRYLTIKQEVREPKPEPVEAEAVS; encoded by the coding sequence ATGCAGATCGTTTACGAAACTATGTACATCCTCCGTCCCGATTTGACCGAGGAACAAGTAAACTTGGCGATCGCCAAGTATCAAGGTATCTTGAGCGACAATGGGGCACACGACATCGAAATCCAGCATCGGGGTCGGCGGCGTCTAGCTCAAGATATCGGCAAGCATCGGGAAGGCATTTATGTTCAAATGAACTACAAATGCAATGGCAGCCAGATAGCGCCGATGGAACGGGCAATGCGTCTGTCGGAAGAAGTCATCCGCTACCTCACCATCAAGCAGGAAGTGCGCGAACCGAAGCCAGAGCCAGTTGAGGCAGAAGCAGTCAGTTAA
- a CDS encoding fumarylacetoacetate hydrolase family protein: protein MAQRYVRVRTAKGQTYYGLLQLSRGVQVLDAPPWLHGQPTDLQLEPDTYQILAPCAPSKIIAVGKNYASHAAEMGTDVPKEPLLFLKPPTSVTGAGTEIHYPPQSQRVDYEGELALIIGDRVYCCTPEEAQTKIWGYTIANDVTARDLQKQDLQWTRAKGFDTFCPLGPWIVRELSPAARLQTFLNDDPQPVQSALINQMVFAPDFLVSYISQVMTLLPGDVVLTGTPQGIGPMQVGDRVRIEIEGIGHMENTIVSRPIPAAP, encoded by the coding sequence ATGGCGCAGCGCTACGTCCGAGTCCGAACCGCAAAAGGACAGACTTACTACGGTTTATTGCAACTAAGCCGAGGCGTTCAGGTGCTTGATGCGCCTCCCTGGTTACACGGGCAACCTACGGATTTGCAGTTAGAACCCGATACTTATCAAATTCTGGCTCCTTGTGCCCCGTCTAAAATTATCGCGGTGGGCAAAAATTATGCCAGCCACGCCGCTGAAATGGGGACGGATGTGCCAAAAGAACCGTTACTATTTCTCAAGCCGCCAACGTCTGTAACCGGAGCGGGGACAGAAATTCACTACCCCCCGCAGTCACAGCGAGTGGACTACGAGGGCGAATTAGCTTTAATCATTGGCGATCGCGTTTATTGCTGTACGCCAGAAGAGGCACAAACTAAAATTTGGGGTTACACCATTGCCAATGATGTTACCGCCCGCGATCTGCAAAAGCAGGATCTTCAATGGACGCGGGCAAAAGGATTTGATACTTTTTGTCCTTTGGGACCGTGGATCGTCCGTGAGTTGAGTCCGGCTGCCCGCTTGCAAACTTTTCTCAATGACGATCCCCAGCCGGTGCAGTCAGCACTGATTAATCAGATGGTATTTGCGCCCGATTTTCTAGTGTCTTACATCTCTCAGGTGATGACGCTGTTACCGGGAGACGTGGTGCTGACTGGAACGCCTCAAGGGATTGGTCCGATGCAGGTGGGCGATCGCGTTCGCATCGAAATTGAAGGCATCGGTCACATGGAAAACACGATTGTGTCACGTCCCATACCAGCCGCGCCCTAA
- a CDS encoding FAD-dependent oxidoreductase, with amino-acid sequence MPTETQTPKIVVVGAGWAGLGATYHLARQGYDVTLLEAGPYPGGLVAGWKTAGGRSVEAGIHGFWYPYRNIFSLVKELGLSPFTPWTRSSQYSPAGLEVESPIFQDLPRLPTPLGTFLYTQFKRLPLSDRLSALPLLYAVIDFDNSDEAWRRYDSVTARELFKDFGVSARLYRDSFEPMLLVGLFAPGEQCSAAAALGMLYYFILAHQPDFDVVWCRGTVGEMIFRPWVERIEQTGGKLLANRRVSDVIVDSNNQATAVVCGDEVFEADAIIFAVGISGMKKIVSGSPSLQNRKEFRDIHNLGAVDVLATRLWFDRKINIPRPSNACFGFNATTGWTFFDLNAIHDEYRDEPGTVIEADFYHANQFLPLGDEEIVPLVQQDLATCIPAFRDAKVIDSSAIRLPRAVTHFFPGSYQYMLPGETSIKNVFMSGDWIVTRHGSWSQEKAYVTGLEAANLVISRFRNGSKAAILPVEADEPHIQMGRSLNQSIRNFSKTFLPNFWLP; translated from the coding sequence ATGCCAACAGAAACACAAACCCCAAAAATAGTCGTCGTTGGTGCTGGTTGGGCAGGGTTGGGGGCTACCTACCACCTAGCGCGTCAAGGCTATGACGTAACCCTTCTAGAGGCTGGCCCCTATCCGGGTGGCTTGGTGGCGGGCTGGAAGACCGCAGGGGGGCGCTCTGTAGAAGCGGGGATTCATGGTTTCTGGTATCCTTACCGAAATATCTTTTCTTTGGTAAAGGAATTAGGGCTGAGTCCGTTTACGCCTTGGACTCGTTCCTCCCAGTATTCTCCAGCCGGTTTAGAAGTCGAATCTCCCATTTTCCAAGACTTACCGCGACTTCCCACTCCACTTGGAACTTTTCTCTACACGCAATTTAAACGGTTGCCATTAAGCGATCGCCTATCAGCTTTACCGCTACTCTACGCAGTTATTGATTTTGACAATAGCGACGAAGCTTGGCGACGCTATGACTCTGTAACGGCGCGAGAACTCTTCAAAGATTTTGGGGTTTCGGCGCGGCTTTACCGCGATTCCTTTGAGCCGATGCTGCTGGTTGGTTTATTTGCCCCTGGAGAGCAATGTTCCGCCGCTGCCGCGCTGGGTATGCTTTATTACTTCATTTTGGCTCACCAACCCGATTTTGATGTCGTTTGGTGTCGCGGAACAGTTGGTGAGATGATATTTCGCCCTTGGGTGGAACGCATCGAACAAACAGGGGGAAAATTACTCGCTAACCGACGAGTCAGTGACGTAATTGTTGATAGCAATAATCAAGCGACAGCGGTTGTTTGTGGGGATGAAGTTTTTGAGGCAGATGCGATTATATTTGCCGTTGGTATCAGCGGTATGAAGAAGATTGTGTCTGGTAGCCCCAGCTTACAAAACCGTAAAGAATTTCGGGATATTCATAACTTGGGTGCGGTTGATGTGTTGGCAACCCGTCTCTGGTTTGACCGCAAAATTAATATTCCTCGTCCTTCCAATGCCTGTTTTGGTTTTAATGCAACAACTGGATGGACGTTTTTTGATTTAAATGCCATACATGATGAGTATCGCGATGAGCCAGGGACAGTTATTGAAGCAGATTTTTATCACGCCAATCAGTTTCTTCCCTTAGGCGATGAGGAAATTGTGCCCCTTGTTCAGCAAGATTTAGCCACTTGTATCCCGGCTTTTCGAGACGCGAAAGTAATCGATAGCAGTGCAATCCGCCTGCCGCGTGCGGTGACTCACTTTTTCCCTGGTAGCTATCAGTATATGTTACCAGGAGAGACAAGTATCAAGAATGTCTTTATGAGCGGCGATTGGATTGTGACTCGTCACGGTTCTTGGTCACAAGAAAAGGCTTATGTAACTGGTTTGGAAGCGGCAAATTTGGTGATTTCGCGCTTTAGGAATGGAAGTAAGGCGGCAATTTTACCAGTAGAAGCGGATGAACCGCATATTCAAATGGGTCGATCGCTTAACCAAAGTATACGTAATTTCAGTAAAACATTCTTACCTAATTTTTGGCTACCCTAG
- a CDS encoding AAA family ATPase, with protein MRINKVTIKSFKRFHDLTIQGIPETARLVVMTGPNGCGKSSLFDAFLLYYKKTINRFVGFNIDKDYLNKVGLPELVWDGLVDVSFHEQLPQEETQQKKLFYFRSAYRNEADFTVTNIQKIDANADITRIQRLIDNDVNVSLNYQRLVAETVAFVYGGTRDGITVGNLREELIGQIRESMLLVFGDLVLNGPGNPLEDGTFFFTKGLSQNFRYKNLSGGEKAAFDLLLDFVVKRVSFSNTVFCVDEPETHMNTRLQSKLLDEFFKLLPENCQLWIATHSIGMMRRARDLQEANPGEVVFLDFDEKDFDQPQILEPHPVNRAFWERTLRVALDDLSDLVAPRKVVICEGNIMGTGNPKKAEFDAQCYRTIFATEFPDTQFLSAGSCNEVEEDRFALIATIKALAKGVDIIRVVDRDDKSAKEIEELVTKDVKVLSLRHIESYLFSDEILKRLCVTSGKLDRIDELLAAKQTAISNSINRGNAQDDIKSARGDIYNAAKTLLNLRGAGNTADAFCRDTLAPLVAPGTNVYAELKRDIFGL; from the coding sequence ATGCGGATAAATAAAGTTACTATTAAGTCCTTTAAGCGATTCCACGATCTCACTATCCAGGGCATTCCCGAAACTGCCCGTCTAGTTGTAATGACTGGTCCAAATGGATGTGGCAAATCATCATTGTTTGATGCCTTCCTATTGTATTACAAAAAAACAATAAATCGATTTGTAGGATTTAATATTGACAAAGATTACCTCAATAAAGTAGGACTGCCTGAACTGGTATGGGATGGATTGGTTGATGTATCTTTCCACGAACAGCTACCACAAGAAGAAACTCAACAAAAAAAGCTTTTTTATTTTCGCTCTGCATATCGAAACGAGGCTGATTTTACAGTTACCAATATTCAAAAAATTGATGCTAATGCCGATATAACCCGCATTCAAAGATTAATTGATAATGATGTCAATGTTTCTTTAAATTATCAACGTTTAGTTGCAGAAACCGTTGCATTTGTATATGGAGGAACACGTGATGGAATAACGGTAGGAAATCTACGTGAAGAATTAATTGGTCAGATAAGAGAGTCGATGCTTCTGGTTTTTGGCGATTTAGTGCTTAATGGTCCAGGTAATCCACTTGAAGATGGAACATTTTTCTTCACAAAGGGTCTAAGTCAAAATTTCCGGTATAAAAATTTGTCTGGGGGGGAAAAAGCCGCATTTGATTTGCTACTTGACTTTGTTGTAAAAAGAGTGTCTTTTAGCAACACGGTTTTCTGTGTTGATGAGCCAGAAACCCACATGAACACTCGCCTACAAAGCAAATTGCTGGACGAATTTTTTAAACTTCTTCCAGAAAATTGCCAGCTTTGGATAGCGACGCATTCCATCGGCATGATGCGCCGTGCCAGAGATTTACAAGAGGCTAATCCCGGTGAAGTGGTATTCCTCGATTTTGACGAGAAAGACTTTGACCAACCACAGATTCTGGAACCTCACCCTGTTAACCGTGCGTTCTGGGAGCGGACGCTTAGAGTAGCATTGGATGATTTATCTGATCTGGTAGCTCCTCGGAAGGTAGTCATTTGTGAAGGCAATATTATGGGGACAGGCAACCCTAAAAAAGCTGAATTCGATGCACAATGCTACCGCACTATTTTTGCCACAGAATTTCCAGACACCCAATTTCTTTCAGCTGGTAGTTGCAATGAGGTTGAGGAAGATAGATTTGCCTTAATTGCAACGATTAAAGCCTTAGCTAAAGGTGTGGACATTATTCGTGTTGTTGATAGAGACGATAAAAGCGCAAAGGAGATTGAAGAGCTAGTTACCAAAGATGTTAAAGTCCTCTCCCTTCGGCATATAGAATCATATTTATTTAGCGACGAGATACTTAAGCGGCTGTGTGTTACATCTGGGAAACTGGATCGGATTGATGAATTGCTGGCAGCAAAACAAACAGCCATAAGTAATAGTATCAATCGTGGGAATGCACAAGATGATATAAAATCGGCGAGAGGTGATATTTACAATGCAGCTAAAACGTTACTCAATCTAAGAGGTGCTGGTAATACAGCAGATGCCTTTTGCAGAGATACACTGGCACCGCTAGTGGCTCCTGGAACTAACGTTTATGCAGAGCTAAAAAGAGACATATTTGGTTTGTAA